One segment of Streptomyces sp. YIM 121038 DNA contains the following:
- a CDS encoding DUF6174 domain-containing protein — MTAARPGVPVRFVAFAVLVVGVGGTTAACGDEPAALVGKAGPAAAAPSGGGDWEEPSSYAYTLRSGAGERALIGTFRVTVRAGKVSEAVGLDDSGRRVVKELPEQVPTIGELLEEVEQARREKAHTAETEYAADGHPARITLDWEEEAIDDEALYVISAYEPLSGATRPNG, encoded by the coding sequence ATGACCGCCGCGCGTCCTGGTGTTCCCGTCCGCTTCGTGGCCTTCGCCGTGCTGGTCGTGGGGGTGGGGGGCACGACCGCCGCCTGTGGGGACGAGCCCGCCGCGCTCGTCGGGAAAGCGGGGCCCGCGGCTGCCGCGCCATCGGGCGGGGGTGACTGGGAGGAGCCGTCCTCGTACGCGTACACGCTCAGGTCCGGTGCGGGCGAGCGGGCGCTGATCGGGACGTTCCGCGTGACGGTGCGCGCCGGGAAGGTGAGCGAGGCGGTCGGCCTGGACGACAGCGGGCGCCGCGTCGTCAAGGAGCTGCCGGAGCAAGTGCCCACCATCGGCGAGCTGTTGGAGGAGGTCGAGCAGGCCAGGCGCGAGAAGGCGCACACGGCCGAGACCGAGTACGCGGCCGACGGGCATCCGGCGCGGATCACCCTGGACTGGGAGGAGGAGGCGATCGACGACGAGGCCCTGTACGTCATCAGCGCCTACGAGCCGCTCAGTGGCGCGACGCGGCCAAACGGGTGA
- a CDS encoding PLP-dependent cysteine synthase family protein encodes MNIARTTDRSALSALVGDTPLLRVSEPLAPAGHGFWAKLEGFNPGGIKDRPGLHMVERARARGELRPGGRIIESTSGTLGLGLALAGMVHGHPVTLVTDPGLEPSMTRLLTAYGASVDIVAEPHPTGGWQQARRDRVTELLRAHPGSWCPDQYNNPDNTSAYTPLGLELAAQLGHIDVLVCSVGTGGHSAGVGRVLRQLYPDIEIVGVDTIGSTIFGQPARTRVMRGLGSSIYPRNVAYDTFREVHWVAPHEAVWTCRRLAASHYATGGWSVGAVALVAGWLARTLPAHTRIAAIFPDGPQRYLSTVYDDDYCARHGLLDSPPAAEPEVIGRADEKEVHRWTRCAEVVDPLTLTARPEAGR; translated from the coding sequence ATGAACATCGCCAGGACCACCGACCGTTCCGCCCTGTCGGCCCTCGTGGGGGACACACCGCTGCTGCGCGTGTCCGAGCCCCTCGCACCCGCCGGACACGGCTTCTGGGCGAAGCTGGAAGGCTTCAACCCCGGAGGCATCAAGGACCGGCCCGGCCTGCACATGGTGGAGCGGGCCCGCGCCCGGGGCGAACTGCGCCCCGGCGGCCGGATCATCGAGTCCACCAGCGGCACCCTCGGCCTCGGCCTCGCCCTGGCCGGAATGGTCCACGGCCACCCCGTCACCCTCGTCACCGACCCCGGCCTCGAACCGTCCATGACGCGCCTGCTCACCGCCTATGGAGCGAGCGTCGACATCGTCGCGGAGCCGCACCCCACCGGCGGTTGGCAACAGGCCCGCCGCGACCGCGTCACCGAACTGCTGCGCGCCCACCCCGGCTCGTGGTGCCCCGACCAGTACAACAACCCCGACAACACCAGCGCGTACACCCCGCTCGGCCTCGAACTGGCCGCCCAGCTCGGCCACATCGACGTCCTCGTGTGCAGCGTCGGCACCGGCGGCCACTCCGCGGGCGTCGGCCGCGTGCTGCGCCAGCTGTACCCGGACATCGAGATCGTCGGCGTCGACACCATCGGCTCGACCATCTTCGGCCAGCCCGCCCGGACCCGCGTCATGCGCGGCCTCGGCTCCAGCATCTACCCCCGCAACGTCGCCTACGACACCTTCCGCGAGGTCCACTGGGTCGCCCCGCACGAGGCCGTGTGGACCTGCCGCCGCCTCGCCGCCTCCCACTACGCCACCGGCGGCTGGAGCGTCGGCGCCGTCGCGCTCGTCGCGGGCTGGCTCGCCCGCACCCTGCCCGCCCACACCCGCATCGCCGCGATCTTCCCCGACGGACCGCAGCGCTACCTCAGCACCGTGTACGACGACGACTACTGCGCGCGGCACGGCCTGCTCGACAGCCCGCCGGCCGCCGAACCGGAGGTCATCGGCCGCGCCGACGAGAAGGAGGTGCACCGCTGGACCCGGTGCGCCGAGGTCGTCGACCCGCTGACCCTGACCGCGCGGCCGGAGGCGGGCCGGTGA
- a CDS encoding MFS transporter: MDHTPGPEPAPRDTPDPIPHGAEPIAHTADPTPQSAVPPPAHTAYHTGGKHEHRWLILAVIAIAQLMVVLDATIVNIALPSAQRDLGFTDGNRQWIVTAYALAFGSLLLLGGRIADLVGRKAVFIAGLAGFALASALGGAATSFTMLVLARALQGVFGALLAPAALSLLTTTFTDPRERAKAFGIYGAVAGSGAAVGLLLGGVLTEYLDWRWCLYVNLAFAAVAIVGGARLLHPGAPPDRPKLDVPGTLLVSAGLFCIVYGFSNAETHSWGDWMTWGFLAIGVVLVAAFAWWQTRAAHPLLPLRVVLDRDRGASFLAMFISGAGMFGVFLFLTYYMQQILGYTPIKTGLAFLPMVAVMVVVSVLTTNVFVPRFGAKPIVPLGMGLSAASMVWLTALDTTSGYGAHVLPPLLVMGLGLGLIFAPAMSMATSGVAAHDAGVASAMVNTTQQVGGSIGTALLNTLATSAATNYLTGRKPTPAVQAQAQMHSYETAYWWSALFFAIGLVVTFVLYRRGRPAGGHLSEGAVHM, translated from the coding sequence ATGGACCACACGCCCGGCCCCGAGCCCGCGCCGCGGGACACCCCGGACCCGATACCCCACGGGGCGGAACCGATCGCCCATACGGCGGACCCGACGCCCCAGTCGGCCGTCCCGCCCCCGGCGCACACCGCGTACCACACGGGCGGCAAGCACGAGCACCGGTGGCTGATCCTCGCGGTCATCGCCATCGCGCAGCTCATGGTGGTCCTGGACGCGACGATCGTGAACATCGCGCTGCCGTCCGCCCAGCGCGACCTGGGCTTCACCGACGGCAACCGGCAGTGGATCGTCACCGCCTACGCCCTCGCCTTCGGCAGCCTGCTGCTGCTCGGCGGGCGCATCGCGGACCTGGTGGGCCGCAAGGCCGTGTTCATCGCGGGGCTCGCCGGGTTCGCGCTCGCCTCCGCGCTCGGCGGCGCCGCGACCAGCTTCACCATGCTGGTGCTCGCCCGCGCCCTGCAGGGCGTGTTCGGCGCGCTGCTCGCGCCCGCCGCGCTCTCGCTGCTCACCACCACGTTCACGGACCCGCGCGAACGCGCCAAGGCCTTCGGCATCTACGGCGCCGTCGCCGGGTCGGGCGCGGCGGTGGGCCTGCTGCTCGGCGGCGTCCTGACGGAGTACCTGGACTGGCGCTGGTGCCTGTACGTGAACCTGGCCTTCGCCGCGGTCGCCATCGTCGGCGGCGCCCGGCTGCTGCACCCGGGGGCGCCGCCGGACCGGCCGAAGCTGGACGTGCCCGGCACGCTGCTGGTCTCCGCGGGCCTGTTCTGCATCGTGTACGGCTTCTCCAACGCCGAGACGCACTCCTGGGGCGACTGGATGACGTGGGGCTTCCTCGCCATCGGTGTCGTACTGGTCGCCGCGTTCGCCTGGTGGCAGACGCGGGCCGCGCATCCCCTGCTGCCGCTGCGGGTGGTGCTCGACCGGGACCGCGGCGCCTCCTTCCTCGCCATGTTCATCTCCGGCGCGGGCATGTTCGGCGTGTTCCTGTTCCTCACGTACTACATGCAGCAGATCCTCGGCTACACCCCGATCAAGACCGGTCTCGCGTTCCTGCCGATGGTCGCGGTGATGGTCGTGGTGTCCGTCCTCACGACCAACGTCTTCGTGCCGCGGTTCGGCGCCAAGCCCATCGTGCCGCTCGGCATGGGCCTTTCGGCGGCGAGCATGGTCTGGCTGACGGCGCTCGACACGACCAGTGGCTACGGGGCGCACGTGCTGCCGCCGCTCCTGGTCATGGGCCTCGGCCTCGGGCTCATCTTCGCCCCGGCGATGAGCATGGCCACCTCCGGCGTCGCCGCGCACGACGCGGGCGTGGCCTCCGCGATGGTCAACACCACCCAGCAGGTGGGCGGTTCCATCGGCACCGCGCTGCTCAACACCCTCGCCACCAGCGCCGCGACCAATTACCTGACCGGCAGGAAGCCGACGCCCGCCGTGCAGGCCCAGGCGCAGATGCACAGCTACGAGACCGCGTACTGGTGGTCGGCCCTCTTCTTCGCGATCGGACTGGTCGTTACGTTCGTCCTGTACCGCAGGGGCCGTCCCGCGGGCGGGCACCTGAGCGAAGGCGCGGTCCACATGTGA
- a CDS encoding cation:proton antiporter: protein MHSAVLLIEFGAIILALGLLGRVAGRFQFSPIPLYLLAGLAFGTGGVLPLGASEEFVAIGAEIGVILLLLMLGLEYTASDLVSNLKTQYPAGIVDCALNAVPGAAAALLMGWGPVAAVVLAGVTWISSSGVIAKVLGDLGRLGNRETPVILSILVLEDLAMAVYLPIITALLAGVGWAAGSLTLAIALGAAGAVLFVAVRYGRLISRFVSSDDPEKLLLVVLGLTILVAGIAQQLQVSAAVGAFLVGIALSGEAAEGAHTLLAPLRDLFAAVFFVFFGLHTDPASIPPVLLPALALAVVTACTKIATGYWAARRAGISVKGRWRAGGALVARGEFSIVIAGLAVSAGIEPSLGPLATAYVLILVVAGPLTARFVEPIAAFAGGLSRRRDDQVRERECAPAERSPAERPDERAPVAEPRASEVIDVD from the coding sequence GTGCATTCTGCTGTCCTACTGATCGAGTTCGGCGCCATCATCCTCGCGCTCGGCCTGCTCGGGCGGGTCGCCGGGCGGTTCCAGTTCTCCCCCATCCCGCTGTACCTCCTCGCCGGGCTCGCGTTCGGCACCGGCGGCGTGCTGCCGCTCGGCGCCAGCGAGGAGTTCGTCGCCATCGGCGCCGAGATCGGCGTCATCCTGCTGCTCCTCATGCTCGGCCTGGAGTACACGGCCAGTGATCTGGTCAGCAATCTCAAGACGCAGTACCCGGCCGGGATCGTCGACTGCGCGCTCAACGCGGTGCCGGGGGCGGCCGCCGCCCTCCTGATGGGGTGGGGTCCGGTCGCCGCGGTCGTCCTCGCCGGAGTCACCTGGATCTCGTCCTCCGGCGTCATCGCCAAGGTGCTCGGCGACCTGGGGCGGCTCGGCAACCGGGAGACCCCGGTGATCCTGAGCATCCTGGTCCTCGAAGACCTCGCCATGGCCGTCTATCTGCCCATCATCACGGCCCTGCTCGCCGGGGTCGGCTGGGCCGCGGGCAGCCTCACCCTCGCGATCGCCCTCGGCGCGGCGGGCGCCGTGCTCTTCGTCGCGGTGCGCTACGGCCGGCTCATCTCGCGGTTCGTCTCCAGCGACGACCCGGAGAAGCTGCTCCTGGTCGTCCTCGGTCTGACCATCCTCGTCGCGGGCATCGCCCAGCAGTTGCAGGTGTCCGCCGCCGTCGGCGCGTTCCTCGTCGGCATCGCGCTGTCGGGCGAGGCCGCCGAGGGCGCGCACACCCTCCTCGCGCCGCTGCGCGACCTGTTCGCCGCCGTGTTCTTCGTCTTCTTCGGCCTGCACACCGATCCGGCGAGCATCCCTCCGGTGCTCCTTCCCGCCCTCGCGCTCGCCGTCGTCACCGCCTGTACGAAGATCGCCACCGGGTACTGGGCCGCGCGGCGCGCCGGCATCTCCGTCAAGGGGCGCTGGCGGGCGGGCGGCGCGCTCGTGGCCCGCGGCGAGTTCTCCATCGTGATCGCCGGGCTCGCGGTCTCCGCGGGCATCGAGCCGTCACTCGGCCCGCTGGCCACGGCGTACGTCCTGATCCTGGTGGTGGCCGGGCCGCTCACCGCTCGCTTCGTGGAGCCCATCGCCGCCTTCGCGGGCGGCCTGTCCCGGCGCCGGGACGACCAGGTGCGGGAGCGGGAGTGCGCCCCCGCGGAGCGCTCCCCCGCCGAACGGCCCGACGAGCGCGCCCCGGTGGCCGAGCCGCGCGCCTCCGAGGTCATCGACGTGGACTGA
- a CDS encoding sigma-70 family RNA polymerase sigma factor, producing the protein MEEAASAELSPPRPLEADAVALPGRELAEELHETEYPALVRFLLFHGASWNEAQDAAQDAFTQMCAPGVAIRHPKAWLRTVAWRSWVAQHVSLEDSCAEPPEPRVLVRWQTPAHAAELGEEARHVTALLLGLPAKQRAAMAWHLDGFTTQESARAMGTTQAAVRQNLARARAALRAGLGLEGVGVGDVHEGQR; encoded by the coding sequence GTGGAGGAAGCCGCGAGCGCTGAGCTGAGTCCGCCACGGCCACTGGAGGCCGACGCGGTCGCGCTGCCCGGCCGGGAGCTGGCCGAGGAGCTGCACGAGACCGAGTACCCGGCCCTGGTGCGGTTCCTGCTGTTCCACGGGGCTTCCTGGAACGAGGCGCAGGACGCCGCGCAGGACGCGTTCACGCAGATGTGCGCGCCGGGCGTGGCCATCCGCCACCCCAAGGCCTGGCTGCGCACGGTGGCCTGGCGCTCGTGGGTGGCGCAGCACGTCAGCCTGGAGGACAGCTGCGCGGAGCCGCCGGAGCCGCGCGTGCTCGTGCGGTGGCAGACGCCCGCGCACGCGGCGGAGCTCGGTGAGGAGGCCCGGCACGTCACCGCCCTCCTGCTCGGCCTCCCCGCCAAGCAGCGGGCCGCGATGGCCTGGCACCTCGACGGGTTCACCACGCAGGAGAGCGCTCGCGCCATGGGGACGACCCAGGCCGCCGTCCGGCAGAACCTGGCGCGGGCCAGGGCCGCGCTGCGGGCGGGCCTCGGCCTGGAGGGCGTCGGCGTCGGCGACGTACACGAGGGGCAGCGATGA
- a CDS encoding MFS transporter: protein MTADSAPEPASPGPSAGPPPRGPSADDDAGVALASPRGRWVLACAVLASGMAMLDGTVVNVALPTLGRDLDASISGLQWVVNAYMLTLSALLLLGGALGDRIGRRRTLVIGVVWFALASALCGLAQDAGTLIAARALQGVGGALLTPGSLALVRSSFRPGDQAKAVGAWSGLGGVAGAVGPFLGGWLIDGPGWRWIFLINIPLAAVVLLAARHVPESRDEHTATQRFDVPGAVLAALFLAGVSFALIGASGDASVAAAVLPGIGGLLAGAAFLAVEHRRRDPMLPLGLFRSRLFSAANVMTLCLYAAIGGILFLLPVQLQTTLGYDALRAGTATLPITVLMLLLSASAGDLARRVGPRLPLTLGPLVAAAGVLLMLRIGPHSSYATDVLPAVVVLGVGMSVFVAPLTATVLASVDASRAGLASGVNNTAARIAQLLVVAALPLAVGLSGTAYADPDALDTAFGKAAWGCAGLFVLAALAAVAFVRPRPADWHAEAGNEPHCKANVAVSAPPLEPGVCGGEGDERGPRPT, encoded by the coding sequence ATGACAGCGGACTCCGCCCCCGAGCCCGCCTCCCCCGGCCCCTCTGCGGGACCACCTCCCCGGGGGCCGTCCGCGGACGACGACGCCGGTGTGGCCCTGGCCTCGCCGCGCGGCCGCTGGGTCCTCGCGTGCGCGGTGCTGGCCTCCGGGATGGCGATGCTGGACGGCACGGTCGTCAACGTCGCCCTGCCGACCCTCGGCCGCGACCTGGACGCGTCGATCTCCGGCCTCCAGTGGGTGGTCAACGCCTACATGCTGACGCTGTCCGCGCTGCTGCTCCTCGGCGGCGCGCTCGGTGACCGCATCGGGCGCCGGCGCACGCTCGTCATCGGCGTGGTGTGGTTCGCGCTGGCCTCCGCGCTGTGCGGGCTCGCCCAGGACGCGGGCACGCTGATCGCCGCGCGCGCCCTGCAAGGCGTGGGCGGCGCCCTGCTCACTCCCGGCTCCCTGGCCCTGGTGCGGTCCTCGTTCCGGCCCGGCGACCAGGCCAAGGCGGTGGGTGCCTGGTCGGGGCTCGGCGGCGTCGCGGGGGCGGTGGGGCCCTTCCTCGGCGGCTGGCTGATCGACGGGCCGGGCTGGCGCTGGATCTTCCTCATCAACATCCCGCTGGCCGCCGTGGTCCTCCTGGCGGCCCGGCACGTGCCGGAGAGCCGCGACGAGCACACCGCCACCCAGCGGTTCGACGTGCCGGGCGCCGTACTCGCGGCGCTGTTCCTGGCGGGCGTGAGCTTCGCGCTGATCGGCGCGTCCGGCGACGCGTCGGTCGCCGCCGCCGTCCTGCCGGGGATCGGCGGCCTGCTCGCGGGCGCCGCCTTCCTCGCCGTCGAGCACCGGCGCCGCGACCCGATGCTGCCGCTCGGCCTGTTCCGCTCCCGCCTGTTCTCGGCGGCGAACGTCATGACGCTGTGCCTGTACGCCGCCATCGGCGGCATCCTGTTCCTGCTGCCCGTCCAACTGCAGACGACGCTCGGCTACGACGCGTTGCGGGCGGGCACGGCGACGCTGCCCATCACCGTCCTGATGCTGCTCCTGTCGGCGTCGGCGGGCGACCTGGCCCGCCGCGTCGGACCGCGTCTGCCCCTCACCCTGGGCCCGCTCGTCGCGGCCGCCGGGGTCCTGCTGATGCTGCGGATCGGCCCCCACTCCTCGTACGCCACCGACGTGCTGCCCGCGGTCGTCGTCCTCGGCGTGGGCATGAGCGTGTTCGTGGCACCCCTGACGGCGACGGTCCTCGCCTCGGTGGACGCCTCCCGGGCCGGGCTCGCCAGCGGCGTCAACAACACGGCCGCGCGCATCGCCCAACTCCTCGTGGTCGCGGCCCTGCCGCTCGCCGTGGGCCTGAGCGGCACGGCGTACGCGGATCCCGACGCGCTGGACACGGCCTTCGGCAAAGCGGCGTGGGGCTGCGCGGGCCTGTTCGTCCTCGCGGCGCTCGCGGCGGTGGCCTTCGTCCGGCCGCGCCCCGCGGACTGGCACGCCGAGGCGGGCAACGAACCGCACTGCAAGGCCAATGTCGCGGTGTCGGCGCCGCCGTTGGAGCCGGGCGTGTGCGGCGGCGAGGGCGACGAGCGCGGCCCGCGGCCCACGTGA
- the sigJ gene encoding RNA polymerase sigma factor SigJ — MSERRQLINVAYRLLGSLADAEDVVQETYARWYAMSRQQRDEIVSPGGWLTRVASRVCLDLLGSARARRESYVGQWLPEPVPDHREWADARSGGRAADPADRVTLDESVNMAFLVVLESMTPAERVAFILHDVFRYSFAEVSEIVGRTPAACRQLASSARRRIRASDAPAPTPAAQRAALVRSFKEAWEAKDISALIGLLDPDAVGVADGGGLVSAVPLTVGSEHVAHQLVMIINRVPDLTILERTVNGEPGLVIEHEGAVASVVAFDFAGDRIRRFWSVRNPEKLRPWTTG, encoded by the coding sequence ATGAGTGAGCGGCGTCAGCTGATCAATGTCGCGTACCGGTTGCTCGGCTCCCTCGCCGACGCCGAGGACGTCGTACAGGAGACGTACGCCCGCTGGTACGCGATGTCCCGGCAGCAGCGGGACGAGATCGTGTCGCCCGGGGGCTGGCTGACGAGGGTCGCGAGCCGCGTCTGCCTCGATCTGCTCGGCTCGGCGCGGGCCCGGCGCGAGAGCTATGTGGGCCAGTGGCTTCCGGAGCCGGTGCCGGACCACAGGGAGTGGGCCGACGCGCGGTCAGGCGGCAGGGCGGCCGATCCGGCCGACCGGGTCACTCTCGACGAGTCGGTGAACATGGCGTTCCTCGTGGTCCTGGAGTCGATGACTCCGGCCGAGCGGGTGGCGTTCATCCTGCACGACGTCTTCCGCTACTCCTTCGCCGAGGTTTCCGAGATCGTCGGCAGGACACCGGCGGCGTGCCGCCAGCTGGCCTCGTCGGCCCGTCGCCGCATACGTGCCTCGGACGCGCCCGCGCCGACCCCGGCCGCACAACGCGCCGCGTTGGTCAGGAGCTTCAAGGAGGCGTGGGAGGCCAAGGACATCAGCGCCCTCATCGGGCTCCTCGACCCCGACGCCGTGGGCGTCGCCGACGGCGGAGGCCTGGTCAGCGCGGTGCCGCTCACCGTGGGGAGCGAGCACGTCGCGCATCAGCTCGTCATGATCATCAACCGGGTGCCGGACCTGACGATCCTGGAGCGGACGGTCAACGGCGAGCCCGGCCTGGTGATCGAGCACGAAGGCGCTGTCGCCTCGGTAGTGGCGTTCGACTTCGCGGGCGACCGGATCAGGCGCTTCTGGTCGGTGCGCAACCCCGAGAAGCTCCGGCCCTGGACGACGGGCTGA
- the hemC gene encoding hydroxymethylbilane synthase, with the protein MSAPELIRIVSRSSPMALAQVERVRTELAALHPGVRTEVLPVTTSGDRWMGDLAQLGGKGAFTKEVDAALLAGEADLAVHCVKDVPADRPLPQGTTFAAFLKRDDIRDALIHPDGLTLDQLPQGSRIGTSSVRRVAQLAASHPHLTCVPMRGNAGRRLQKLAAGEADALMLAVSGLERLDSMHLASEVLSVETMCPPIGAGILALQCREDDVATIDLVSGLGDRDAWREATAERMFLHVLQGHCNSPIAGYARCDAGGDLSLRARVFTPDGKRVLNAHEWAGPLDPATLGTSVAVTLLRQGARELIDSIEH; encoded by the coding sequence ATGTCCGCTCCCGAGCTGATCCGCATCGTCTCCCGCTCCTCCCCCATGGCCCTGGCCCAGGTCGAGCGCGTACGCACCGAACTCGCCGCCCTGCACCCCGGAGTCCGCACCGAGGTCCTGCCCGTGACGACCTCCGGGGACCGCTGGATGGGCGACCTGGCGCAGCTCGGCGGGAAGGGCGCGTTCACCAAGGAGGTCGACGCGGCACTCCTCGCCGGTGAGGCCGACCTCGCCGTGCACTGCGTGAAGGACGTGCCCGCGGACCGGCCGCTGCCACAGGGCACGACGTTCGCCGCGTTCCTCAAGCGGGACGACATCCGCGACGCGCTCATCCACCCCGACGGGCTCACGCTCGACCAGCTGCCGCAGGGCAGCCGCATCGGCACGTCGTCGGTGCGCCGCGTCGCCCAGCTCGCCGCGTCCCACCCGCATCTGACGTGCGTACCGATGCGCGGCAACGCGGGCCGCAGGCTGCAGAAGCTCGCGGCGGGCGAGGCCGACGCCCTGATGCTCGCCGTGTCCGGCCTGGAGCGGCTCGACTCGATGCACCTGGCGTCCGAGGTGCTGTCCGTGGAGACGATGTGCCCGCCGATCGGCGCCGGGATCCTCGCACTCCAGTGCCGCGAGGACGACGTCGCCACCATCGACCTGGTGAGCGGGCTCGGGGACCGTGACGCCTGGCGCGAGGCCACGGCCGAGCGGATGTTCCTGCACGTGCTCCAGGGGCACTGCAACTCGCCGATCGCCGGGTACGCCCGCTGCGACGCGGGGGGCGATCTGTCGCTGCGCGCACGGGTCTTCACGCCCGACGGCAAGCGGGTCCTCAACGCCCACGAGTGGGCGGGCCCCCTCGACCCCGCGACGCTCGGCACCTCGGTGGCCGTGACCCTGCTGCGGCAGGGGGCGCGGGAGCTGATCGACTCGATCGAGCACTGA
- a CDS encoding TrkA C-terminal domain-containing protein, whose translation MSASRLSRTPLPGIGTRYDLATREQRRLSVVAHRDGGRTLSAYRSDDPDACALSLRLTSGEAAALGDALLPAPQCSTVLHTTDLGLVAERVEIAGSSHWNGRLLGDTRLRTETGTSVVAVLRRAEAIPSPAPDFRLAGGDTLIVIGTREGVESAATILGRE comes from the coding sequence GTGTCCGCTTCACGTTTGAGCCGCACCCCGTTGCCCGGCATCGGAACGCGCTACGACCTCGCCACGCGTGAGCAGCGACGGCTGTCCGTCGTGGCGCACCGGGACGGCGGGCGCACGCTCAGCGCCTACCGGTCCGACGACCCGGACGCCTGCGCGCTGTCGCTCCGGCTCACCTCGGGCGAGGCGGCGGCGCTCGGTGACGCGCTGCTGCCCGCGCCGCAGTGCTCCACGGTGCTGCACACCACCGACCTCGGCCTGGTCGCCGAGCGCGTCGAGATCGCGGGCAGCTCGCACTGGAACGGGCGGCTGCTCGGCGACACCCGGCTGCGCACCGAGACCGGCACGTCGGTCGTGGCGGTGCTGCGCCGGGCGGAGGCCATTCCGTCGCCCGCGCCGGACTTCCGGCTCGCGGGCGGGGACACGCTCATCGTGATCGGCACCCGCGAAGGCGTGGAGAGCGCCGCGACGATACTCGGCAGGGAGTGA
- a CDS encoding GNAT family N-acetyltransferase produces MVIKVRPASVYEDVRALVGPKAPGANVCWCLSYRIPSKLNNELRGPARGAYVAELCRADPPPGVIAYDGDEPVGWAAVAPRTDTSFARSRKIPYVDDLPVWSLWCLRVRPGHRKQGVSHALIAGAVAFARDRGAPAIEAYPLDNGDARVDLTMAYAGIRRNFERAGFTHAADTTSVLAGHPRVVMRLDLR; encoded by the coding sequence ATGGTCATCAAGGTGCGTCCGGCATCCGTGTACGAGGACGTCCGCGCGCTGGTCGGTCCGAAGGCGCCGGGGGCGAACGTCTGCTGGTGCCTGAGCTATCGGATCCCGTCCAAGCTCAACAACGAACTCCGCGGGCCCGCCCGGGGCGCGTACGTCGCCGAGCTGTGCCGCGCCGACCCGCCGCCCGGGGTGATCGCCTACGACGGTGACGAGCCGGTCGGCTGGGCCGCCGTGGCGCCACGCACGGACACCTCGTTCGCCCGCAGCCGGAAGATCCCGTACGTCGACGACCTGCCGGTGTGGTCGCTGTGGTGCCTGCGCGTCCGCCCCGGCCACCGCAAGCAGGGCGTCTCGCACGCCCTGATCGCCGGTGCCGTCGCGTTCGCCCGTGACCGGGGCGCGCCGGCGATCGAGGCGTACCCGCTCGACAACGGCGACGCGCGGGTCGACCTCACGATGGCCTACGCCGGGATCCGCAGGAACTTCGAACGCGCCGGGTTCACCCACGCCGCCGACACCACCTCGGTGCTCGCCGGGCACCCCCGGGTCGTCATGCGGCTCGACCTGCGCTGA